The following proteins are co-located in the Psilocybe cubensis strain MGC-MH-2018 chromosome 5, whole genome shotgun sequence genome:
- a CDS encoding Tuberculostearic acid methyltransferase UfaA1, whose product MTSSSTYAALTPPSLYQLKSYLTVIVWDYVITFARNRVLSALQEGVTRGRLDLYDAAIGQRTFGSLDEGEQTPPVTLIIRSEMFWLRILLSYDIGFSEAYMAGEFETSDLKALLNLYIDNLDQLGGLSSPFYKLLRCFDVVTTFFLSHGITKSIENVAGYNASNEMYRAFLSKEMMYSCPIWGKEEGGVRGDLEGHRRPGDLEDAQARKIAYILDKARLRPGDRLLEIGSGWGGLAIAAAKMGCTVDTITISVEQQRGAEENIRRANVQDRVTVHFMDYRHMPPHFEKAFDACVSTEMLEAVGARNMKVYLSQIDWALKDDKATVVLTSTTYPESTYTPYQ is encoded by the exons ATGACTTCATCATCGACGTATGCTGCATTGACTCCCCCATCCCTGTATCAGCTGAAGAGCTACCTAACCGTCATTGTTTGGGATTATGTCATTACTTTCG CGCGAAATCGAGTCCTGTCTGCCCTTCAAGAAGGGGTCACAAGGGGTCGGCTTGATTTGTATGATGCTGCCATAGGACAAAGGACATTCGGGTCATTGGATGAGGGTGAACAAACACCGCCAGTCACCCTCATCATCCGAAGTGAAATGTTCTGGCTTCGCATCCTGCTCTCCTATGACATTGGAT TCTCCGAAGCTTACATGGCCGGAGAATTCGAAACCTCCGATTTGAAAGCATTGCTCAAT CTTTACATCGACAATTTAGACCAATTAGGAGGGCTTTCATCTCCGTTTTACAAACTCTTGAGATGTTTTGACGTTGTCACTACATTCTTCCTGAGCCATGGGATCACAAAATCCATAGAGAAT GTGGCTGGGTACAATGCTTCAAACGAAATGTATCGA GCGTTTCTCAGCAAAGAGATGATGTACTCGTGTCCCATTTGGGGTAAAGAGGAAGGTGGCGTACGAGGAGACTTGGAAGGCCATCGACGCCCAGGAGACCTCGAAGACGCACAGGCCCGCAAAATCGCGTACATCCTTGACAAAGCGCGGTTGCGACCTGGCGACCGTCTACTAGAAATAGGAAGCGGATGGGGAGGACTTGCGATTGCC GCCGCAAAAATGGGATGCACTGTTGACACTATCACCATTTCTGTAGAGCAACAGCGGGGAGCGGAAGAGAATATAAGACGTGCAAATGTACAGGATAGGGTGACTGTCCACTTTATGGACTATCGACACATGCCTCCCCATTTCGAGAAGGCTTTCGACGCATGTGTCAGCACGGAAATGTTGGAA GCTGTAGGAGCGAGAAACATGAAAGTATATCTTTCGCAGATTGACTGGGCGCTTAAAGACGATAAAGCTACCGTGGTCCTTACGTCGACAACATATCCAGAGAGTACCTATACTCCGTATCAGTAA
- a CDS encoding Cytochrome P450 67 (Cytochrome P450 67 (Fragment)), which translates to MAKIPSVHLSHSDALLSAVFCGLSLHLLFNKLEITHITALKRILILSPLLPVPAILPHYPNSASVAILVSYGIVYGTLAASILIYRLSPIHPLAKYPGPLLAKCSQFWNIYNSYTGRTHLNHLNLHKRYGPIVRTGPNEVSVCDADVVQAILGPDGLAKGPIWSGRHTPKRKHYSLISIRNMAEHLRRRKVWNRAFSIPRIKNYEPILRKRLDQLVDALQAASRSNKHVDLAEWMSFFAYDFMGDMAFGGFFELMRDGDVDGLWKMMEKGIRVQAYTQHIPWAAPILYELPGMGKNASKLMNFVIETSKKRIERGVAFTGEDLSSHLLDEVSASPQPASFGDFSSDAFLAIVAGSDTTATVLSNIFFYILSDKMIFERLREEVDHNFPRKEGTAPSDDSTKLANMPYLNAVINEALRLQPPVPTGLQRGPEPGAEGKMVGNMFIPPGTGVYTPPYVIHRDERYFSPDPDRFWPERWLNTQPKVITNQAAFLPFSLGPMNCVGKSLAQLELRIIVATLVQQFEMDFKVGWDPANWLNDLEDCFVFIKGVLPVVLSPRA; encoded by the exons ATGGCGAAGATTCCAAGTGTACACCTCAGTCATTCAGACGCACTGTTGAGTGCCGTTTTCTGCGGACTG AGTCTTCATCTATTATTCAATAAACTTGAAATCACCCACATTACTGCTCTGAAACGTATATTGATACTATCACCGCTGCTTCCAGTGCCCGCTATACTCCCTCACTATCCCAACTCTGCCTCGGTTGCAATCCTAGTGTCCTATGGCATTGTTTATGGAACACTCGCCGCATCAATTCTCATTTACCGTCTATCACCTATCCACCCACTAGCCAAGTACCCTGGACCACTCCTTGCCAAATGCAGTCAATTTTGGAACATATACAACTCGTATACAGGCCGGACGCATCTCAACCACTTAAATCTTCACAAACGTTATGGACCCATTGTTCGGACAG GTCCTAATGAGGTCTCGGTATGTGACGCAGACGTTGTCCAGGCCATACTTGGACCAGATGGGTTAGCTAAAGGACCAA TTTGGTCGGGAAGGCATACTCCGAAACGGAAGCACTACTCCCTTATCAGCATCCGGAACATGGCTGAACACCTTCGACGACGGAAAGTCTGGAATAGGGCATTCAGCATACCTCGAATTAAAAATTACGAACCTATTCTAAGAAAACGTCTGGACCAATTAGTAGATGCACTTCAGGCCGCTTCCAGATCAAATAAACACGTTGATTTAGCAGAGTGGATGTCATTTTTTGC ATACGATTTTATGGGTGACATGGC ATTTGGTGGATTTTTCGAGTTGATGCGAGATGGTGATGTCGATGGCCTTTGGAAAATGATGGAGAAGGGCATCAG GGTACAGGCCTACACACAACATATTCCATGGGCTGCCCCGATCTTGTATGAGTTGCCGGGGATGGGAAAAAATGCGTCGAAGTTGATGAACTTCGTGATAGAGACATCTAAAAAACGAATAGAACGTGGCGTGGCATTCACTGGGGAAGACCTCAGCTCCCATCTG CTTGATGAAGTCAGTGCGTCACCACAACCGGCTTCATTCGGTGACTTTTCCTCCGATGCTTTCCTGGCTATTGTTGCTGGCTCAGACACCACGGCCACTGTATTAAGcaacatatttttctacaTTCTATCTGATAAAATGATATTCGAAAG GCTTCGGGAAGAGGTTGACCACAATTTCCCAAGAAAAGAAGGCACAGCCCCTAGTGACGATTCAACAAAGCTCGCAAACATGCCTTATTTGAATGCAGTCAT AAATGAGGCCTTACGGTTGCAACCACCTGTTCCAACTGGTCTCCAACGGGGGCCCGAGCCTGGGGCCGAGGGCAAAATGGTCGGCAACAT GTTCATCCCACCAGGGACTGGAGTGTATACCCCTCCGTATGTGATTCATCGCGACGAACGATACTTTAGCCCTGATCCTGATCGATTCTGGCCTGAGAGATGGTTGAATACACAGCCTAAGGTGATAACTAACCAAGCAGCCTTCCTCCCTTTTTCACTTGGACCAATGAATTGTGTTGGCAAGTCACTCGCGCAATTAGAACTGCGAATCATCGTGGCTACTCTGGTACAACAATTCGAAATGGACTTCAAAGTTGGCTGGGATCCTGCAAATTGGTTAAACGATCTTGAAGACTGCTTTGTTTTTATAAAGGGTGTTCTTCCAGTTGTCCTTAGCCCTCGGGCATAA
- a CDS encoding Vacuolar transporter chaperone 1, protein MAAAQNSDGVHPDAQLRDSEHSESILRKSWQAILSPFSQSALASLPNVRRPSRHLRADNIPETETNDANERPTVRDYHSINTLPPKVRVPKKIPTSVKVEGKVWFANERTWISWLGISVLMAALSLGLFNASKDDIARRFAYFYAFVSVCVLVYGYCLYQHRITLIRRRDPGHFDALAGPVILSVVLFVAVLANFIIRARSTEIVS, encoded by the exons ATGGCCGCTGCACAGAACAGCGACGGCGTTCACCCCGACGCCCAGCTCAGGGACTCGGAGCACAGCGAATCAATTCTCCGCAAATCCTGGCAGGCAATCCTCTCCCCCTTTTCCCAGTCCGCTCTCGCGTCCCTCCCCAATGTGCGACGCCCCAGTCGTCATCTTCGCGCGGACAACATCCCAGAGACCGAGACCAACGATGCGAACGAGCGCCCAACCGTCAGAGATTATCATTCTATAAACACTCTCCCGCCCAAGGTGCGCGTTCCGAAGAAGATTCCGACTTCAGTCAAGGTTGAGGGCAAAGTCTGGTTTGCGAATGAACGAA CATGGATATCATGGCTCGGGATCTCCGTCTTAATGGCTGCGCTATCGTTGGGGCTTTTCAACGCTTCAAAAGATGATATCGCACGTCGTTTCGCGTATTTCTACGCCTTTGTGAGCGTCTGCGTGCTC GTGTATGGCTACTGCTTGTATCAACATCGAATCACCTTAATTCGTCGCAGAGACCCTGGCCATTTCG ACGCGCTCGCAGGCCCTGTAATTCTCAGTGTTGTACTCTTTGTAGCTGTCCTAGCCAATTTCATCATTCGAG CTCGTTCGACGGAGATTGTATCTTGA
- a CDS encoding Decapping and exoribonuclease protein, translated as EIVVGFRTPAGVVTTVQSFKTMQLPRMVRGKPGAWDPMVCMHWGAGLLRELKVLIDNARGDIVSDTSVWRARFVPGKGVSVAVLEGRELEEVVNGEERVGFLPRWYWDTWREASQGRRTHLASVI; from the coding sequence GAGATCGTGGTTGGATTCCGCACGCCAGCAGGGGTTGTAACAACTGTGCAATCATTCAAGACGATGCAGCTGCCACGCATGGTGCGCGGCAAACCGGGCGCATGGGATCCGATGGTCTGTATGCACTGGGGCGCCGGATTGCTTAGGGAGCTAAAGGTCCTCATTGACAACGCGCGCGGCGATATTGTTAGTGACACGTCGGTGTGGCGCGCGAGATTCGTGCCTGGGAAAGGTGTGAGTGTGGCGGTGCTAGAGGGCAGAgagctggaggaggtggtgaaTGGGGAGGAGCGGGTCGGATTCCTGCCAAGATGGTACTGGGACACATGGCGAGAAGCATCACAGGGCAGACGCACCCATTTAGCTTCCGTCATCTGA
- a CDS encoding DnaJ-like protein subfamily B member 4 (DnaJ homolog subfamily B member 4), producing the protein MGKDYYKLLGVDKSASDDEIKKAYKKMALKWHPDRNTKNKEEATTKFKEISEAFEVLSDSNKRAVYDQFGEEGLKGGGAAPGAGGPSGFSGFSGFPGAGGPGGTTFTFTSNGPGGFGGAGGGFNPTDPEEIFRRMFGGGGLFGGMGGMGGMGGMGGGPRRGSASMFADEDDDMNGGFSFSGMPGGMPGAGRGRPTAQRTNSRRPPSPEKPSEITKPLKVSLEDLYSGTTKRLKVGRRLLNGTTEDKVLEIQIHPGWKSGTKIRFPRSGNEQPSGESQDLVFVVEEKPHAVFKREGNDLHANVKIPLVEALTGAPTPTGKLSKTLEMLDGRKLQIPVPMGIVKPGQSLVIPGEGMPIRKDGVAQKKGDLIVNWEVTFPTTLTAAQKEGLRKILA; encoded by the exons ATGGGCAAAGACTACTATAAGCTTCTTGGCGTCGACAAGTCGGCGTCAGACGATGAAATCAAGAAGGCCTACAAGAAAATG GCCTTGAAATGGCATCCTGACCGCAATACCAAAAACAAAGAGGAAGCCACTACCAAATTTAAAGAG ATCTCAGAAGCCTTCGAGGTTCTGAGCGATAGCAACAAACGTGCGGTCTACGATCAGTTTGGAGAGGAGGGCCTCAAAGGAGGAGGTGCGGCTCCGGGAGCCGGCGGACCCTCTGGTTTCTCTGGATTCAGTGGTTTCCCTGGTGCGGGAGGTCCTGGCGGAAcaacattcacattcacttCCAACGGTCCTGGAGGATTCGGCGGTGCTGGTGGAGGATTCAACCCAACAGACCCAGAAGAGATATTCAG GCGGATGTTTGGCGGTGGAGGTTTGTTTGGTGGTATGGGTGGTATGGGAGGCATGGGCGGAATGGGAGGCGGCCCACGGCGCGGCAGCGCCAGTATGTTTgccgacgaagacgacgacatGAATGGCggtttttcattttcagggATGCCCGGGGGCATGCCTGGCGCCGGCAGAGGGCGACCAACAGCACAGCGGACAAATTCGCGCCGTCCACCGTCACCAGAAAAGCCATCAGAAATCACAAAACCCCTCAAGGTTTCCTTGGAAGACCTCTACAGCGGCACAACGAAGCGTCTCAAAGTTGGCCGACGGTTACTGAACGGCACCACAGAGGATAAGGTGCTCGAGATCCAAATCCATCCCGGATGGAAAAGTGGAACAAAGATTCGTTTCCCCCGCTCAGGCAACGAGCAGCCGTCCGGAGAATCGCAAGACCTCGTCTTTGTCGTCGAAGAGAAACCACACGCTGTGTTCAAGCGCGAAGGCAACGATCTACATGCGAATGTCAAGATCCCACTCGTGGAAGCGTTGACAGGCGCGCCAACGCCTACAGGCAAGCTGTCGAAAACACTTGAGATGCTTGATGGGCGGAAGCTGCAGATACCTGTGCCAATGGGCATCGTCAAACCTGGCCAGTCATTAGTGATACCAGGAGAAGGCATGCCCATCCGGAAAGACGGCGTTGCGCAGAAGAAAGGCGACCTGATAGTCAACTGGGAGGTCACATTCCCTACCACCCTGACGGCTGCGCAGAAGGAGGGTCTCCGCAAGATCCTCGCGTAA
- a CDS encoding Efflux pump FUS6 yields MEHTSVQENESSLSNRALAKLEDSSLESNNPTNKPARGFRFWVVFFSLFVAVFLICLEATVVSTALPTIAKDLALSQFVWIGSCYALANAAALPLCGGFAQVFGRKPVILGSLILFIIGSAIGGSAHNQSTILAARVIQVSLSERGAFNGILGLAFCIAGGIGPVVGGALAQEGQWRWIFFMNIPIAVFCISIIIFSLHVPTPPGSVSENGNFIIVASTASCSTGLTWGGIEHPWNSPQVLVPLILGLLGTAAFFVYEAFVPTYPLIPYHIFANRTSISGFIQTFILSIPHLSLLYYLPVYYQACKDASPTASGVDLFGLVFSVAPMAMISGLSVNIFKVYRPQIIAGWVILIVGSGALSIVKENSTRSLSLGLQIVNGIGIGLVYMTVYFPILAPLPITSTAQALALYNYLRAIAQTWGVTIGSAVLQNQLKSDLPVGFTDQFPAGVAIAYSIIPIVPGLSQPLKDQVRDAFAKGLATLWQVHTGIIGAGLIACLFMRGLPLHTEVDKNWELEEKAVKSK; encoded by the exons ATGGAGCATACTTCGGTTCAGGAGAATGAGAGCTCACTCAGTAACAGAGCGTTGGCAAAGTTGGAAGATTCATCACTGGAGTCCAATAACCCTACCAACAAGCCTGCAAGAGGATTTCGGTTTTGGGTGGTTTTTTTCTCGCTTTTTGTAGCGGTATTTCTTATTTGCCTGGAGGCG ACTGTGGTTTCCACTGCTTTACCAACAATTGCAAAGGATCTAGCCCTATCACAGTTTGTGTGGATAGGATCTTGTTATGCATTAGCAAATGCAGCCGCGCTTCCCCTATGCGGTGGTTTTGCTCAG GTGTTCGGCAGAAAGCCCGTAATATTGGGCTCGCTTATTTTGTTCATAATCGGGTCGGCTATTGGAGGATCTGCACATAATCAGTCAACAATACTAGCCGCCCGTG TTATTCAAG TCTCTTTGTCGGAACGAGGAGCCTTCAATGGGATTCTGGGCCT TGCCTTCTGTATTGCTGGTGGTATAGGCCCTGTGGTTGGCGGTGCACTAGCTCAAGAAGGACAATGGCGATGGATTTTCT TCATGAATATTCCAATTGCTGTTTTTTGCATTTCAATAATCATATTTTCTTTGCATGTGCCCACTCCGCCAGGAAGTGTGAGTGAGAA TGGCAATTTTATTATTGTTGCCAGCACGGCGTCCTGTAGTACTGGATTGACTTGGGGAGGAATTGAGCATCCTTGGAATTCGCCACAAGTCCTCGTACCACTTATTCTAGGACTCCTAGGAACAGCTGCATTTTTTGTATATGAAGCTTTTGTTCCGACATATCCACTT ATACCATACCACATCTTCGCAAATCGAACCAGTATAAGCGG ATTTATTCAGACGTTCATACTCTCCATCCCTCATCTGAGCCTCCTCT attaCCTTCCTGTGTACTATCAGGCATGTAAAGATGCTTCCCCAACTGCGTCGGGCGTAGACCTTTTCGGCCTTGTGTTCAGTGTTGCACCCATGGCAATGATTTCTGGGCTTTCCGTCAATATCTTTAAGGTTTACAGACCCCAGATAATTGCCGGATGGGTAATCCTAATCGTTGGCTCCGGAGCACTCAGTATTGTAAAGGAGAATTCAACAAGAAGTTTGTCTCTCGGCTTGCAGATCGTTAACGGCATAGGAATTGGGCTGGTTTACATGACAGTATACTTCCCTATCCTGGCGCCCTTGCCTATAACATCCACTGCCCAGGCATTGGCGCTGTACAATTACCTACGCGCCATCGCACAAACCTGGGGGGTAACAATTGGTAGCGCGGTCCTCCAAAATCAGCTTAAGAGTGACCTTCCGGTTGGCTTCACCGATCAGTTTCCAGCCGGGGTCGCTATCGCATACTCGATCATTCCTATCGTTCCAGGCCTGTCGCAGCCGCTAAAAGACCAAGTCCGAGACGCCTTTGCAAAAGGATTGGCGACGCTTTGGCAGGTGCACACAGGTATCATTGGTGCGGGACTTATTGCCTGCCTTTTCATGCGAGGTCTACCATTACACACAGAAGTCGACAAGAATTGGGAACTGGAAGAAAAGGCAGTAAAATCCAAGTAA
- a CDS encoding Chaperone protein DnaJ produces MEAHEILGISKYASEDQIRAAYKALAMKWHPDRQLNNSEEATAKFAEINKANRTMLRNLRRARRAAQAGQTPSASECSAPPSPQSATTSLSESSTCYSASQSRASSPAQRSLELPSSSSATLDPFSSPRSSSSDLRHTRGGDQSPKSVRHPAADTLNSHASPKSFLYPLSTDPLRNKIRKSSKSKNPDLELNACEDEDNQPLLHHGGRDVKTLRPGRVALHGTGAEVPRTWTHTLHMSLEDIYRGKTFHFRVVRYTRSGRKHVLPVSVRVPSGSRGGTEVIVQGAGNECKDGSWQDLSFIVKETKHEKFKRVHNDLILEIRLPWVESLNSQEGQVYLQGIDEKDYLFKVDYHITRLLSGTAVIPGAGMPCRDGGGRGRIIVRSMADLPKFFLLGYDKECPSVFK; encoded by the exons ATGGAAGCTCACGAAATCCTCGGTATCTCAAAATACGCGTCGGAAGATCAGATTAGGGCTGCCTACAAGGCTTTG GCTATGAAATGGCATCCCGACCGCCAATTAAATAATTCTGAAGAGGCTACTGCCAAATTCGCCGAA ATTAATAAGGCTAACCGAACTATGCTCCGTAACCTTCGTCGCGCTCGTCGGGCAGCACAGGCCGGGCAAACTCCCTCAGCGTCGGAGTGTTCTGCACCACCTTCTCCCCAGTCGGCCACCACATCCTTGTCTGAATCATCGACATGTTATTCGGCTTCTCAATCGAGAGCGTCATCTCCGGCACAGAGATCGTTAGAGTTGCCTTCGAGTTCTTCTGCGACTTTAGACCCTTTTTCGTCTCCTCGgtcctcttcctccgatCTACGTCACACTCGAGGAGGGGATCAAAGTCCAAAGTCAGTCAGGCATCCCGCTGCGGACACCCTAAACTCCCACGCGTCTCCGAAATCGTTCCTTTACCCTCTTTCGACAGATCCGCTACGTAACAAAATACGAAAGAGTTCGAAATCGAAAAACCCCGATCTGGAGTTAAATGCATgcgaagacgaagacaaCCAGCCTTTACTCCACCACGGCGGACGCGACGTCAAGACCTTGCGTCCTGGGCGCGTCGCGCTGCACGGAACCGGGGCCGAAGTCCCACGAACATGGACACACACCCTTCACATGAGCCTCGAGGACATCTATCGCGGGAAGACGTTTCATTTCCGCGTCGTTCGGTATACGCGATCAGGCAGGAAGCACGTTTTGCCTGTGAGCGTTCGCGTGCCTTCGGGCAGCCGCGGTGGGACTGAGGTCATCGTCCAGGGCGCTGGGAATGAGTGCAAAGACGGCTCGTGGCAGGATCTCAGCTTCATTGTGAAAGAGACCAAGCACGAGAAATTTAAGCGCGTTCATAATGATCTGATTTTGGAGATCAGGCTTCCTTGGGTTGAAAGTTTGAATAGCCAGGAGGGGCAAGTTTACCTTCAGGGCATCGACGAAAAAGACTATTTGTTCAAGGTCGATTATCATATCACCCGGCTTTTGAGTGGAACTGCGGTTATACCGGGCGCTGGAATGCCCTGCCGTGACGGAGGCGGTCGAGGTCGGATTATTGTTCGGTCA ATGGCAGATTTACCAAAGTTCTTCCTCTTGGGATACGATAAAGAATGCCCTTCGGTTTTCAAGTAA